Below is a genomic region from Verrucomicrobiota bacterium.
AACGCGCCCGCCGGGCCGCAGCCGGTCTTCGTCGCCCGCCGGGCGGACGCCTACGCCATTGCGGTGGACACGCGCGGCAAGCTGCGCTGGGCCAAGGGCAGCCTCGGCGACGACCACCTCATCTGCGTGTTGAGCGAGCAGGCACCGGCTGACTACCTGGACCTGTTGCGGGACAAAGGCGTCTCTTACGTGGTGTGCGGCGCGTCCTCGGTCGATCTGACCCGGGCGGTGGACTTGCTGGGCGAGCATTTCGGCATCCGCACGCTGCTGCTGGAAGGCGGCGGCCACATCAACGGGGCCTTCCTGCAGGCCGGTCTGGTGGACGAGCTCAGCCTGGTGTTGGTGCCCGGCATCGACGGCCGCCGTGAGGTGCCGGCCGTCTTTGACGGCGTGAACCCTGCAAGGGCGTGCGCCGTGGCGCTCAAGCTCCGGTCCGTGGAGCGGCGCGCCAAGGACGCCTTGTGGCTCCGCTACGAAGTGGCAAGAGCCTGAACGGAAGAGACAAGAAGGAAGATTGGCCGGCGTAGAGAATGGTACGGCCGGCGCCACACGAAGCCTTTTTCGACGGACGCGGCATTGGCTTCAGACGGCGATGGCCTGCGCACGCGTCGGAGAGTTTCCTTCAGGTCGCCGTCGAATTCCCCTTTTTTGATGTCCACGACCCGATACGCGCCTTCGATCATTCCCTGGTCAGGCCTCGATCTTTTCGGGCGTGCAGCCAGCGCCGCAAGGATTCGGTGGACTCCATGGAGCGCCGGCCGGCCACGACGCCCTCCACGCTAATGTCTTCGTCCAGGAGTTCCCAGTGAATCCCCTCTCCGCTACCAATCAGCCGAAACTGCCGTCTCTCGTCTCCCGACGCGTGGAGCAGACGCGGATACCACCCCAAGGGAACCGACACGCTTCGGCCGTCGGCCAAGTCCACGACCAATGCCTCCTCAGTCACCTGTGCGCGGATGGCCCGCAACGACGATTCATCGATTACCAAAGTAGTCATCCCACGCTCTCCGGAACCTCGGCTCATTTTCGGCGACGATCCTTTGAATGTCCAGGAGTTCGGCCC
It encodes:
- a CDS encoding RibD family protein is translated as MKPHIICHMLASVDGRIDGEALEAVTQEGEYEATAAQLGGDAWLCGRTTMEYFAEEDPFVSASNAPAGPQPVFVARRADAYAIAVDTRGKLRWAKGSLGDDHLICVLSEQAPADYLDLLRDKGVSYVVCGASSVDLTRAVDLLGEHFGIRTLLLEGGGHINGAFLQAGLVDELSLVLVPGIDGRREVPAVFDGVNPARACAVALKLRSVERRAKDALWLRYEVARA
- a CDS encoding DUF2442 domain-containing protein is translated as MTTLVIDESSLRAIRAQVTEEALVVDLADGRSVSVPLGWYPRLLHASGDERRQFRLIGSGEGIHWELLDEDISVEGVVAGRRSMESTESLRRWLHARKDRGLTRE